One Solea solea chromosome 5, fSolSol10.1, whole genome shotgun sequence genomic window carries:
- the btbd10b gene encoding BTB/POZ domain-containing protein 10 isoform X2, with the protein MTATPVTPKTGIVKPRADLANSASIRGSSQARVSRVEAGQRKMSLYGASGGLDRSRDRRRSSDRSRDSSHEREGQLTPCIRNVTSPTRQHNSERERDGGSSSRPNSPRPQRVSPSGSSSSGVVSSRNSSLSSTEGAFKSLAVGEMVFVYENPKEGGASASIGNRTLRTSERVTLIVDNTRFVVDPAIFTAQPNTMLGRMFGSGREHNFTRPNEKGEYEVAEGISSTVFRAILDYYKSGLIRCPDGISIPELREACDYLCISFDYSTIKCRDLSALMHELSNDGARRQFEFYLEEMVLPLMVASAQSGERECHIVVLTDDDVVDWDEEYPPQMGEEYSQIIYSTKLYRFFKYIENRDVAKSVLKERGLKKIRLGIEGYPTYKEKVKKRPGGRPEVIYNYVQRPFIRMSWEKEEGKSRHVDFQCVKSKSITNLAAAAADIPQDQLVVMHPGPQVDELDILPNHPPSGNHYSNNYNNEPDPDAPSPAV; encoded by the exons ATGACAGCAACTCCAGTGACACCGAAAACTGGGATCGTAAAACCACGAGCCGACCTCGCAAATTCTGCAAGCATTCGAGGTAG CAGTCAGGCCCGTGTATCTCGCGTGGAGGCAGGACAGAGGAAGATGAGTCTGTATGGTGCCAGTGGGGGCCTTGACCGTTCACGTGACCGCCGCCGCTCCAGTGATCGCTCCAGGGACTCCTCACATGAGAGAGAAGGCCAGCTCACCCCCTGCATACGCAACGTCACCTCACCCACTCGCCAACATAACAGTG AACGAGAACGAGATGGTGGCTCATCATCACGACCAAATAGCCCACGGCCTCAGAGGGTCTCACCCAGCGGCTCCAGCAGCAGTGGAGTGGTGAGCAGTCGCAACAGCAGCCTGTCCAGCACTGAAGGAGCCTTCAAAAGTTTGGCAGTCGGGGAAATGGTTTTTGTTTACGAGAATCCGAAAGAGGGAGGAGCCAGTGCCTCTATCGGGAATCGAACTTTACGGACCTCAGAAAGAGTCACCCTGATTGTTGACAATACACGCTTTGTAGTAGATCCTGCCATCTTCACTGCACAACCCAATACCATGTTGGGCAG AATGTTTGGTTCTGGAAGAGAACACAATTTCACACGGCCCAACGAAAAGGGGGAGTATGAAGTTGCCGAGGGCATCAGTTCAACAGTTTTCCGAGCAATTCTG GATTACTACAAATCTGGGTTAATCCGTTGTCCAGATGGGATCTCCATCCCTGAATTACGGGAAGCGTGTGACTATCTATGCATTTCCTTTGACTACAGCACCATTAAATGCAGAGACCTCA GTGCCCTGATGCATGAGCTGTCTAACGATGGAGCTCGGCGACAGTTTGAGTTTTACTTGGAGGAAATGGTTTTGCCTTTGATGGTGGCCAGCGCTCAGAGCGGAGAGAGGGAGTGTCACATTGTTGTCCTCACTGACGATGATGTCGTAGACTGGGATGAAGAATATCCACCACAGATGGGAGAAGAGTATTCACAAA tCATCTACAGCACAAAACTGTACAGATTTTTTAAGTATATTGAAAACCGAGATGTTGCCAAGTCAGTTTTAAAGGAGAGaggattaaagaaaataagaCTGGGCATTGAAG GTTACCCCACATACAAGGAGAAGGTGAAGAAAAGACCAGGCGGTCGCCCAGAGGTCATTTACAACTACGTCCAGAGGCCTTTCATCCGCATGTCctgggagaaggaggagggtaaAAGCCGCCACGTGGACTTCCAGTGCGTTAAGTCCAAGTCCATCACCAACCTGGCTGCAGCAGCGGCAGACATCCCCCAGGACCAGCTGGTGGTGATGCACCCCGGGCCTCAAGTGGATGAACTGGACATCCTACCCAATCACCCACCGAGTGGGAATCActacagcaacaactacaacaacgaGCCTGATCCTGATGCACCTTCACCTGCTGTCTGA
- the btbd10b gene encoding BTB/POZ domain-containing protein 10 isoform X1 produces the protein MATRLHSYDSNSSDTENWDRKTTSRPRKFCKHSSSQARVSRVEAGQRKMSLYGASGGLDRSRDRRRSSDRSRDSSHEREGQLTPCIRNVTSPTRQHNSERERDGGSSSRPNSPRPQRVSPSGSSSSGVVSSRNSSLSSTEGAFKSLAVGEMVFVYENPKEGGASASIGNRTLRTSERVTLIVDNTRFVVDPAIFTAQPNTMLGRMFGSGREHNFTRPNEKGEYEVAEGISSTVFRAILDYYKSGLIRCPDGISIPELREACDYLCISFDYSTIKCRDLSALMHELSNDGARRQFEFYLEEMVLPLMVASAQSGERECHIVVLTDDDVVDWDEEYPPQMGEEYSQIIYSTKLYRFFKYIENRDVAKSVLKERGLKKIRLGIEGYPTYKEKVKKRPGGRPEVIYNYVQRPFIRMSWEKEEGKSRHVDFQCVKSKSITNLAAAAADIPQDQLVVMHPGPQVDELDILPNHPPSGNHYSNNYNNEPDPDAPSPAV, from the exons ATGGCAACACGTCTGCACTCATATGACAGCAACTCCAGTGACACCGAAAACTGGGATCGTAAAACCACGAGCCGACCTCGCAAATTCTGCAAGCATTCGAG CAGTCAGGCCCGTGTATCTCGCGTGGAGGCAGGACAGAGGAAGATGAGTCTGTATGGTGCCAGTGGGGGCCTTGACCGTTCACGTGACCGCCGCCGCTCCAGTGATCGCTCCAGGGACTCCTCACATGAGAGAGAAGGCCAGCTCACCCCCTGCATACGCAACGTCACCTCACCCACTCGCCAACATAACAGTG AACGAGAACGAGATGGTGGCTCATCATCACGACCAAATAGCCCACGGCCTCAGAGGGTCTCACCCAGCGGCTCCAGCAGCAGTGGAGTGGTGAGCAGTCGCAACAGCAGCCTGTCCAGCACTGAAGGAGCCTTCAAAAGTTTGGCAGTCGGGGAAATGGTTTTTGTTTACGAGAATCCGAAAGAGGGAGGAGCCAGTGCCTCTATCGGGAATCGAACTTTACGGACCTCAGAAAGAGTCACCCTGATTGTTGACAATACACGCTTTGTAGTAGATCCTGCCATCTTCACTGCACAACCCAATACCATGTTGGGCAG AATGTTTGGTTCTGGAAGAGAACACAATTTCACACGGCCCAACGAAAAGGGGGAGTATGAAGTTGCCGAGGGCATCAGTTCAACAGTTTTCCGAGCAATTCTG GATTACTACAAATCTGGGTTAATCCGTTGTCCAGATGGGATCTCCATCCCTGAATTACGGGAAGCGTGTGACTATCTATGCATTTCCTTTGACTACAGCACCATTAAATGCAGAGACCTCA GTGCCCTGATGCATGAGCTGTCTAACGATGGAGCTCGGCGACAGTTTGAGTTTTACTTGGAGGAAATGGTTTTGCCTTTGATGGTGGCCAGCGCTCAGAGCGGAGAGAGGGAGTGTCACATTGTTGTCCTCACTGACGATGATGTCGTAGACTGGGATGAAGAATATCCACCACAGATGGGAGAAGAGTATTCACAAA tCATCTACAGCACAAAACTGTACAGATTTTTTAAGTATATTGAAAACCGAGATGTTGCCAAGTCAGTTTTAAAGGAGAGaggattaaagaaaataagaCTGGGCATTGAAG GTTACCCCACATACAAGGAGAAGGTGAAGAAAAGACCAGGCGGTCGCCCAGAGGTCATTTACAACTACGTCCAGAGGCCTTTCATCCGCATGTCctgggagaaggaggagggtaaAAGCCGCCACGTGGACTTCCAGTGCGTTAAGTCCAAGTCCATCACCAACCTGGCTGCAGCAGCGGCAGACATCCCCCAGGACCAGCTGGTGGTGATGCACCCCGGGCCTCAAGTGGATGAACTGGACATCCTACCCAATCACCCACCGAGTGGGAATCActacagcaacaactacaacaacgaGCCTGATCCTGATGCACCTTCACCTGCTGTCTGA